A genome region from Macaca nemestrina isolate mMacNem1 chromosome 15, mMacNem.hap1, whole genome shotgun sequence includes the following:
- the LOC105486769 gene encoding complement component C1q receptor, which produces MATSVGLLLLLLLLLRQLGAGTGADTDAVVCAGTACYTAHWGKLSAAEAQNLCLQNGGNLATVKSEEEAQHVQQVLAQLLRREAALTARMGKFWIGLQREKGKCLDPSLPLKGFSWVGGGEDTPYSNWHKELRNSCISKRCVSLLLDLSQPLLPGRLPKWSEGPCGSPGSPGSNIEGFVCKFSFKGMCRPLALGGPGQVTYTTPFQTTSSSLEAVPFASAANVACGEGDKDDSQSHYFLCKEKAPDVFDWGSSGPLCVSPKYGCNFNNGGCHQDCFEGGDGSFLCGCRPGFRLLDDLVTCASRNPCSSSPCRGGATCIPGPHGKNYTCRCPQGYQLDWSQLDCVDVDECQDSPCAQECVNTPGSFRCECWVGYEPGGPGEGACQDVDECALGRSPCAQGCTNTEGSFHCSCEEGYVLAGEDGTQCQDVDECVGPGGPLCDSLCFNTQGSFRCGCLPGWVLAPNGVSCAMGPVSLGPPSGPPDEEYKGEREGSTVPPAATASPTRGPEGTPKSTPTTRRPLLSSDAPITSVPLEVLAPSGSPGLWREPSIHHTTAASGAQEPAGGDSSVATQNDDGTDGQKLLLFYILGTVVGILLLLALALGLLVYRKRRAKREEKKEKPQNAADSYSWVPERAESRAMENQYSPTPGTDC; this is translated from the exons ATGGCCACCTCTGTgggcctgctgctgctgctgctgctgctcctgagGCAGCTCGGGGCCGGGACAGGAGCTGACACAGACGCGGTGGTCTGCGCGGGGACCGCCTGCTATACGGCCCACTGGGGCAAGCTGAGCGCTGCCGAGGCCcagaacctctgcctccagaacGGGGGCAACCTGGCCACTGTGAAGAGCGAGGAGGAGGCCCAGCACGTCCAGCAAGTACTGGCCCAACTCCTGAGGCGGGAGGCAGCCCTGACGGCAAGGATGGGCAAGTTCTGGATTGGGCTCCAGCGAGAGAAGGGCAAGTGCCTGGACCCCAGTCTGCCGCTGAAGGGCTTCAGCTGGGTGGGCGGCGGGGAGGACACGCCTTACTCTAACTGGCACAAGGAGCTCCGGAACTCGTGCATCTCCAAGCGCTGTGTGTCTCTGCTGCTGGACCTGTCCCAGCCGCTCCTTCCCGGGCGCCTCCCGAAGTGGTCCGAAGGCCCCTGTGGGAGCCCAGGCTCCCCCGGAAGTAACATCGAGGGCTTCGTGTGCAAATTCAGCTTCAAAGGCATGTGCCGGCCTCTGGCCCTGGGGGGCCCAGGTCAGGTGACCTACACCACCCCCTTCCAGACCACCAGTTCCTCCTTGGAGGCTGTGCCCTTTGCCTCTGCCGCCAATGTGGCCTGTGGGGAAGGGGACAAAGACGACAGTCAGAGTCATTATTTCCTGTGCAAGGAGAAGGCCCCCGATGTGTTCGACTGGGGCAGCTCGGGCCCCCTCTGTGTCAGCCCCAAGTATGGCTGCAACTTCAACAATGGGGGCTGCCACCAGGACTGCTTTGAAGGCGGGGATGGCTCCTTCCTCTGCGGCTGCCGGCCAGGGTTCCGGCTGCTGGACGACCTGGTGACCTGTGCCTCACGAAACCCTTGCAGCTCTAGCCCATGTCGTGGGGGGGCCACATGCATCCCGGGACCCCATGGGAAAAACTACACGTGCCGCTGCCCCCAAGGGTACCAGCTGGACTGGAGTCAGCTGGACTGTGTGGACGTGGACGAATGCCAGGACTCCCCCTGTGCCCAGGAGTGTGTCAACACCCCTGGGAGCTTCCGCTGCGAATGCTGGGTTGGCTATGAGCCGGGCGGTCCTGGAGAGGGGGCCTGTCAGGATGTGGATGAGTGTGCCCTGGGCCGCTCGCCTTGCGCCCAGGGCTGCACCAACACAGAGGGCTCATTCCACTGTTCCTGCGAGGAGGGCTATGTCCTGGCCGGGGAGGACGGCACTCAGTGCCAGGACGTGGATGAGTGTGTGGGCCCGGGGGGCCCCCTCTGCGACAGCTTGTGCTTCAACACACAAGGGTCCTTCCGCTGTGGCTGCCTGCCAGGCTGGGTGCTGGCCCCCAATGGGGTCTCCTGCGCCATGGGGCCTGTGTCTCTGGGACCACCATCTGGGCCCCCCGATGAGGAGtacaagggagagagagaggggagcaCTGTGCCTCCCGCTGCAACAGCCAGTCCCACGAGGGGCCCGGAGGGCACCCCCAAGTCTACACCCACCACAAGGAGACCTTTGCTCTCATCTGATGCCCCCATCACCTCTGTCCCACTTGAGGTGCTGGCCCCCAGTGGGTCCCCAGGCCTCTGGAGGGAGCCCAGCATCCATCACACCACAGCTGCCTCTGGCGCCCAGGAGCCTGCAGGTGGGGACTCCTCCGTGGCCACACAAAACGACGACGGCACTGACGGGCAAAAGCTGCTTTTATTCTACATCCTAGGCACCGTGGTGGGCATCCTACTTCTGCTGGCCCTGGCTCTGGGGCTACTGGTCTATCGCAAGCGGAGAGcgaagagggaggagaagaaggagaagccCCAGAATGCAGCAGACAGTTACTCCTGGGTTCCAGAGCGAGCAGAGAGCAGGGCAATGGAGAACCAGTACAG TCCGACACCTGGGACAGACTGCTGA